Proteins encoded in a region of the Onthophagus taurus isolate NC chromosome 10, IU_Otau_3.0, whole genome shotgun sequence genome:
- the LOC111413656 gene encoding odorant receptor 4-like produces MVMKIGVEIKNLPEILECLYFGLTQTTYLWKTFNMLARWKQFDLLENYLKQPMFNIHTENQDKFIVRAIKMTAFFATMYRTSVGLTIIFFAIFPYIEHTTPLPGWFPINTDKYQFIIYVYQLCALILNGYNHTSLDCINAAMISLASSQFEILKDNLQNVTNDLPKNEKNKNRLITKRLRRNIDHHNMILNFVKEIEEMYSTGIFIQFLCSIIIMCVTGFQVFVMSPKKIQYVTLVLYFFCNLNQVAIYSWFGHDILDKSSGVGEACYMSEWNTLNPNVNKYLFIIMERSKIPTILTAGKFFNLTLGTLMMILRTSYSYLAVLKQMYN; encoded by the exons ATGGTGATGAAAATCGGGGTGGAAATCAAAAATCTACCCGAAATCCTCGAATGTCTTTATTTTGGTTTAACTCAAACCACGTATTTATGGAAAACATTTAACATGTTAGCAAGATGGAaacaatttgatttattaGAGAATTACTTAAAACAACCAATGTTTAACATTCACACCGAGAACCaggataaatttattgttcgaGCGATTAAAATGACCGCCTTTTTCGCTACGATGTATCGAACATCAGTCGGTTTaacaatcatttttttcgCAATTTTTCCTTACATCGAGCACACTACCCCTTTACCAGGTTGGTTTCCCATCAACACCGATAAATATCAATTTATCATTTACGTTTATCAACTTTGCGCGTTAATTTTAAACGGTTACAATCACACAAGTTTGGATTGCATAAACGCAGCGATGATAAGTTTGGCATCGTCGcaattcgaaattttaaaagataatttacaaaatgtaactaatgatttaccaaaaaatgaaaaaaataagaatcgCCTTATTACTAAAAGATTACGAAGGAATATCGATCACCATAACAtgattttaaa ttttgttaaagaaattgaGGAGATGTATTCGACTGGGATTTTCATCCAATTTCTTTGCAGCATCATTATAATGTGTGTAACGGGATTTCAAGTATTTGtt atgtcCCCGAAAAAAATCCAATACGTCACTTTAGTTCtgtactttttttgtaatttaaaccaagTTGCTATTTACAGTTGGTTTGGACATGACATTTTAGATAAG agTAGTGGAGTTGGTGAAGCTTGTTATATGTCCGAATGGAACACTTTAAACCCAAATGTAAACAAATATCTCTTCATCATTATGGAACGATCCAAAATCCCAACGATTTTGACAGCTGggaaattctttaatttaacgTTGGGGACGTTAATGATGATTTTAAGGACGTCTTATTCGTATTTGGcggttttaaaacaaatgtacaattaa
- the LOC111413654 gene encoding odorant receptor 10-like, which yields MEKEITTIVNVESDKKEKEEKNEKRPTFQSIFATEQYLLFLTGIYIYKGKPMKPFKKFMRYLTLSFSTSLCFTMIWQMYMDRREIQKIFEALYFFFMQFGNVLKLYSFVYHKPYLDELEDILETDIFKSHKVSQDHFITDMEKYHFIIARVYQGIALFTASMYSIFPFITKHLMVPVYFGFDPEKYLYGQFIYELVCFMLNAYNNMSLDCICVALVNVASAQFEILKDYLENHLGHDDEEIEQNLQKCVKYHNAILDFVQRVEEIFTYGIFFQMISGVIILCMTGIQFLITPVKSLRFFLMTFYFITMVFQIAIYEWFGQIILEKSSDLVQCCYMSNWTDFNTKNKKMLFIIMERAKRPIILTAGYFVTLSLATFMSILRSAYSYFAVLRQMYQKQ from the exons ATGGAAAAGGAAATAACTACAATTGTTAACGttgaaagtgataaaaaagagaaagaagaaaaaaatgaaaaa agGCCAACATTTCAATCAATCTTTGCCACTGAGCAATATCTTCTTTTCTTAACCGGAATTTACATTTACAAAGGAAAACCGATGAAGCCATTCAAAAAATTCATGCGTTACTTAACCCTCTCATTTTCAACATCTCTATGTTTTACAATGATTTGGCAAATGTACATGGATCGCagagaaatacaaaaaattttcgaagCTTTATACTTCTTCTTCATGCAATTCGGAAACGTATTAAAACTGTATTCTTTCGTTTACCACAAACCATATCTAGACGAACTCGAAGACATCTTAGAAACCGACATTTTTAAATCGCATAAAGTCTCTCAAGATCATTTCATCACCGATATGGAAAAATACCACTTCATTATCGCCCGTGTTTATCAAGGAATCGCGTTGTTTACGGCGTCGATGTATTCGATTTTTCCGTTTATAACTAAACATTTAATGGTTCCGGTTTATTTCGGTTTCGATCCGGAGAAATATCTTTACGGTCAATTTATATACGAGCTGGTTTGTTTTATGTTAAACGCTTACAACAACATGTCTTTGGATTGTATTTGTGTGGCTTTGGTTAACGTCGCTTCCGCTCAATTTGAAATACTTAAAGATTACCTTGAGAATCATTTAGGTCACGATGATGAAGAAATTGAGcagaatttacaaaaatgtgtTAAGTATCACAACGCCATTTTAGA tttCGTTCAACGCGTCGAAGAAATTTTCACTTACGGAATTTTCTTCCAAATGATTTCCGGTGTGATTATCTTGTGCATGACGGGAATTCAATTTCTTATT ACCCCAGTGAAAAGTTTGCGATTTTTCTTGATGACATTTTACTTTATAACGATGGTTTTCCAAATCGCAATTTACGAATGGTTCGGTCAAATCATTTTGGAGAAAAGTTCCGATTTGGTGCAATGTTGTTACATGTCGAATTGGACCGATTTtaacactaaaaataaaaagatgctttttattataatgGAAAGAGCGAAGAGGCCGATTATTTTAACAGCTGGTTATTTTGTTACTCTTTCGTTAGCCACGTTTATGTCT attttaaggAGTGCTTATTCGTATTTCGCAGTTCTTCGACAGAtgtatcaaaaacaataa